Proteins encoded in a region of the Gemmatimonadota bacterium genome:
- a CDS encoding site-specific DNA-methyltransferase, whose product MHEFNEEQPLRVATVRDLVARWVKSRSVAVNLGLPEWDDRLNRWRVPLVSEQSGSEPIGEVQVSSSGDIAGSTDLNLCLQRERLSTSTKPQTYSRYKGVSFTPVPSKIVLGDARTVLVDFPPNTAQLVFTSPPYFNAKPESHESLNYEHYLDFLRDVFKKCHAILSEGRFLVVNTSPVLMRRTSRASSSKRLPIPYDLHPILKKIGFDFIDDIIWEKPEGAGWNLGRGRRFAADRQPLQYKAVSVTENVMVYRKKTDKLIDWNIRNHPFPEAVKSSRIEDGYERTNVWKLHPASHKQHPAVFPDALAERVIRYYSFKGDLILDPFAGTGTTGRVAGELGRRFLMIENSSKYFEIQASDSTLMRFKPDVYDFQYDGVSPE is encoded by the coding sequence GTGCACGAATTTAATGAGGAACAACCACTCAGAGTCGCTACCGTGCGTGATCTGGTCGCAAGGTGGGTCAAATCACGTTCAGTTGCGGTAAATTTAGGATTGCCGGAATGGGATGACCGCCTAAACCGATGGCGTGTCCCGTTGGTCTCGGAACAAAGTGGATCCGAACCCATTGGTGAGGTGCAAGTCAGTTCTAGCGGGGATATCGCAGGAAGTACCGATCTTAATCTTTGTTTGCAGAGAGAGCGTCTATCTACATCAACAAAGCCCCAGACATATTCGAGATACAAGGGTGTATCGTTCACACCGGTTCCTTCAAAGATTGTATTGGGCGACGCTCGTACAGTCTTAGTTGATTTTCCGCCAAACACCGCACAACTGGTGTTTACTTCGCCTCCCTACTTTAATGCAAAACCTGAATCACACGAAAGTTTAAACTACGAACATTACCTTGATTTTCTCAGAGATGTCTTTAAAAAATGCCACGCCATCTTGTCTGAAGGAAGGTTCTTGGTCGTAAACACCAGTCCCGTGCTTATGAGACGAACGTCAAGGGCGTCTTCAAGCAAACGGCTTCCAATCCCTTATGATCTCCATCCAATCTTAAAAAAAATCGGTTTTGATTTTATCGATGATATTATCTGGGAGAAACCTGAAGGGGCAGGTTGGAACTTGGGACGGGGGCGTCGATTTGCAGCAGACAGACAACCTCTTCAATATAAGGCAGTTAGTGTTACGGAAAACGTAATGGTCTACAGGAAGAAGACAGACAAGCTGATTGACTGGAACATAAGAAACCACCCGTTTCCAGAGGCCGTAAAATCTTCAAGGATTGAGGATGGATATGAACGGACAAATGTTTGGAAATTGCATCCCGCGTCTCATAAACAACATCCTGCCGTGTTTCCAGATGCACTGGCGGAACGAGTTATACGGTATTATTCTTTCAAAGGAGATTTGATCTTGGATCCCTTTGCTGGAACAGGTACAACGGGGCGCGTTGCTGGAGAATTAGGGCGCCGTTTCCTGATGATCGAAAACTCGTCTAAGTATTTTGAAATTCAGGCCAGTGATTCCACTCTGATGCGATTTAAGCCTGATGTATATGACTTTCAATATGACGGTGTGTCGCCTGAATGA
- a CDS encoding CfrBI family restriction endonuclease: MNNKLPANQIQIFDPFAPEGIREAVARILEGHNYRLFFEDVTKRRLIAAYRELAKFKMDDQNDDEKWKEAIIEEITRGDDKNSDKNLKFWLLGLTKKTAQNLGVKKAEYPQLFDRMIHEIQSQSSYLGVRDSALLVWAGAATLTVRGSQKARVGKLLEKGVVRAALTIVGLSESNGDFVLNIMPDQEVDRETDAEVRTRRGTVRIDVAMIGEGNPEVIDDKISRVGRNGVVLFDKLSPNSNAWANGERQNVKMIQMRNSDPVEELRSHLGKLGVGVVPDEIPINDIANKVLAIDPSQFDF, from the coding sequence ATGAATAACAAACTCCCGGCCAATCAAATCCAGATATTCGACCCATTTGCGCCAGAAGGTATCAGGGAAGCAGTCGCAAGGATTCTTGAGGGTCATAACTATCGGTTGTTTTTTGAGGATGTTACTAAGCGTCGTCTGATAGCCGCATATCGAGAGTTAGCTAAGTTTAAAATGGACGACCAGAATGATGATGAAAAATGGAAGGAAGCTATAATCGAAGAGATTACACGCGGGGATGACAAAAACTCGGACAAAAATCTGAAATTCTGGTTATTGGGGTTGACAAAAAAAACTGCTCAGAATCTTGGTGTGAAAAAAGCGGAATATCCACAGTTATTCGATAGAATGATTCATGAAATCCAGTCTCAAAGCTCATATTTGGGAGTCAGAGACAGCGCCTTGCTAGTCTGGGCGGGAGCTGCTACCCTGACAGTGCGGGGTTCACAGAAGGCGAGAGTGGGAAAACTACTAGAAAAAGGTGTCGTTAGAGCAGCCTTGACCATAGTTGGACTAAGCGAGTCCAACGGGGATTTTGTTTTAAACATAATGCCTGACCAAGAAGTAGACAGAGAAACCGATGCGGAGGTAAGGACTAGACGAGGTACCGTTCGAATTGACGTTGCGATGATTGGCGAGGGAAATCCCGAAGTTATCGATGATAAGATATCCAGAGTTGGCCGAAACGGTGTTGTTCTTTTTGACAAACTTTCTCCGAATAGCAACGCTTGGGCAAACGGAGAACGGCAGAATGTTAAGATGATTCAAATGCGCAATTCAGATCCAGTTGAAGAACTTCGATCTCATTTAGGCAAGCTTGGTGTCGGAGTAGTGCCAGATGAGATACCTATAAACGATATAGCTAATAAGGTTTTGGCAATAGATCCCAGTCAGTTCGACTTTTAG